A single region of the Pseudalkalibacillus berkeleyi genome encodes:
- a CDS encoding DUF962 domain-containing protein, whose amino-acid sequence MKNFSSFEEFWPFYLQQHAKRATRAWHFVGTSLVFVCLGVALLTMNYWFILLAPILAYACAWISHYFIEGNKPATFGHPLWALRADFRMFGSTLTGGIHKELDKHLSNNKSAS is encoded by the coding sequence ATGAAGAATTTTAGTAGCTTTGAAGAATTTTGGCCATTCTACTTACAGCAGCATGCTAAACGAGCCACTCGTGCTTGGCACTTTGTAGGAACGAGTTTAGTGTTCGTTTGCCTAGGTGTAGCATTATTGACCATGAACTACTGGTTCATTCTATTAGCACCTATATTGGCTTATGCTTGCGCATGGATTAGTCATTATTTTATAGAGGGGAATAAGCCAGCCACGTTCGGGCATCCGCTTTGGGCATTACGAGCTGATTTTAGAATGTTCGGGAGTACGTTAACAGGGGGGATTCATAAGGAATTAGACAAACATTTGTCCAATAATAAATCAGCTTCCTAA
- a CDS encoding helix-turn-helix domain-containing protein, with translation MKLEQAIGLVIRKHRTVEKISQFKLAEQTGFDRSFISLLERGRRVPTVKTIFIIAKHLQIPPAQLIEEVHQLVESDIME, from the coding sequence ATGAAGCTTGAACAAGCGATTGGATTAGTAATCCGTAAACATAGGACTGTTGAAAAGATCTCCCAGTTCAAACTTGCTGAACAGACCGGTTTTGATCGATCTTTCATCAGTCTTTTAGAACGTGGGAGAAGAGTTCCAACTGTAAAAACGATTTTTATTATCGCTAAGCATTTGCAAATCCCACCTGCTCAGTTGATTGAAGAAGTACATCAACTAGTCGAAAGTGACATTATGGAATAA
- a CDS encoding SIMPL domain-containing protein, with product MNQGFIPNHTIETVGEGELFIDPDLIELTLGVITENENVELATSENAARATRVLNSLYQLNIPQNQIETINFIIQPVYDYKDGTSKLKGFKVENSFRVQLQDVELAGNVYDTAINNGANIASALTYDVSNKNKYEQSVLQMAYQNAFNKALSISQSMGVNVNLIPIRVQEMNIYNNHVMYKAELLQTAQTPIRPKKVSIRARIHAWFCYYY from the coding sequence ATGAATCAAGGTTTTATTCCTAATCATACAATTGAAACAGTCGGTGAAGGTGAGCTTTTCATAGACCCGGATCTAATTGAACTAACGCTCGGAGTAATTACAGAAAATGAAAACGTAGAACTAGCGACTTCTGAAAATGCGGCAAGAGCTACGCGAGTATTAAACTCTCTATATCAATTAAACATTCCTCAAAATCAAATAGAAACAATCAATTTCATAATACAGCCCGTATATGATTACAAAGATGGAACATCCAAACTAAAAGGATTTAAGGTTGAGAATTCATTTCGGGTTCAATTACAGGATGTTGAACTGGCTGGGAACGTTTATGACACTGCAATCAATAATGGTGCAAACATAGCAAGTGCACTCACCTACGATGTATCCAATAAAAACAAATACGAACAATCTGTTTTACAAATGGCTTATCAAAATGCTTTTAATAAAGCTCTTTCGATTTCACAATCTATGGGAGTCAATGTGAACCTCATACCCATTCGTGTTCAAGAAATGAACATTTATAATAACCATGTTATGTATAAGGCTGAATTACTACAAACAGCGCAAACACCAATTCGACCCAAAAAAGTATCCATACGAGCACGAATTCATGCTTGGTTTTGTTACTATTATTAA
- a CDS encoding YezD family protein, which produces MAKEVEALQAIVPRLNKMLESMDFGSVTLVVQDGKVIQIEKNEKVRLK; this is translated from the coding sequence GTGGCTAAAGAAGTAGAAGCGTTACAAGCGATCGTACCTCGCTTGAATAAGATGTTAGAATCAATGGATTTCGGTTCCGTAACATTAGTTGTACAAGACGGAAAAGTCATTCAAATTGAAAAGAATGAAAAGGTAAGATTGAAATAA
- a CDS encoding YjiH family protein: MEAEKRKVNLQESTLETQTDPQSLTIGAYLKFILPSLLGIFLFLVPVTYQGKLTIGVGILAESVNGWFGDYIPHVMTTVFCLSVFLVIYAKTVKPLWLETNSFLKDLFDINPFWLSMRVVGSIFAIMTLMKWGPEWIWSETTGGTVLYALVPVLATWFLFAGLLMPLLLEFGLMEFIGTMVQKVMKPLFRLPGRSSIDAVASWMGSGTVGVLITTKQYEEGYYTKREAAVVATTFSITSIAFSLVVISFIGLDHLFVPFYITVVIAGIVAAVVCPRIPPLSRKKDTYYEPVGKQIEESVPTEASRVKWSIKSGVRKAAQVKDLTIVVRKGIENVLDIWFSLIPLVMALGTISLVIAEFTPIFSYLAYPLVPLLEWMQIPEAAEAAPAMIVGFADMFLPAVLGSGIESELTRFVIAGISLTQLIYMSEIGILLIKSKIPISFLELVIIFIQRTLITLPIIVLIAHLFIF; the protein is encoded by the coding sequence ATGGAAGCTGAGAAGCGAAAGGTCAATTTGCAGGAGAGTACATTAGAAACGCAAACCGATCCACAATCCTTAACGATCGGAGCTTATTTGAAATTCATTCTTCCTTCTTTGTTGGGGATTTTTCTCTTTCTTGTACCTGTAACCTATCAAGGGAAATTAACAATTGGTGTAGGCATCCTTGCTGAATCAGTTAATGGTTGGTTTGGGGATTACATTCCGCATGTAATGACCACTGTTTTCTGTTTATCCGTGTTTCTAGTCATTTATGCGAAAACAGTAAAGCCACTCTGGTTGGAAACAAACTCCTTTCTAAAAGATTTATTCGATATTAATCCATTTTGGCTCTCTATGAGAGTTGTCGGATCAATTTTTGCGATCATGACCTTGATGAAATGGGGACCAGAATGGATTTGGTCAGAGACTACTGGGGGAACGGTCCTTTATGCTCTCGTCCCCGTTCTTGCAACTTGGTTTTTATTTGCTGGATTATTAATGCCACTACTCCTTGAATTCGGACTTATGGAGTTTATTGGTACGATGGTGCAAAAAGTTATGAAGCCATTGTTTCGGTTGCCCGGAAGATCTTCAATCGATGCAGTTGCATCATGGATGGGTAGTGGCACAGTCGGTGTATTGATCACGACCAAACAGTATGAAGAAGGCTATTATACAAAACGTGAAGCTGCCGTAGTCGCTACGACATTCTCTATCACATCCATTGCATTTAGTTTAGTTGTGATTAGCTTTATTGGGTTAGACCATTTGTTTGTACCGTTTTATATTACAGTCGTGATCGCAGGTATCGTCGCAGCTGTTGTTTGTCCTAGAATTCCACCCTTATCAAGGAAAAAAGATACTTATTATGAACCTGTAGGGAAGCAAATAGAAGAATCAGTTCCAACAGAAGCATCGCGTGTAAAATGGAGTATCAAAAGTGGTGTTAGGAAAGCAGCACAAGTCAAAGATCTAACAATTGTAGTTAGAAAGGGAATTGAGAATGTACTTGATATTTGGTTCAGTTTGATACCCCTTGTGATGGCTCTTGGTACGATATCACTAGTCATTGCAGAGTTTACACCTATATTTTCTTATCTTGCTTATCCTTTAGTCCCGTTACTTGAATGGATGCAAATTCCTGAAGCGGCTGAAGCAGCACCTGCTATGATTGTTGGATTTGCAGATATGTTTTTACCAGCAGTACTAGGTAGTGGTATTGAAAGTGAATTGACGAGGTTTGTAATTGCCGGAATATCTCTAACGCAATTAATCTATATGTCTGAAATCGGTATATTGCTGATCAAATCCAAGATTCCAATTTCGTTCTTAGAGCTTGTAATTATATTTATCCAACGAACATTAATCACATTACCGATTATCGTCCTCATTGCACACTTATTTATTTTTTAG
- a CDS encoding AMP-binding protein, giving the protein MSLELYGSDQVIWRPNQNQIDEANLTAFTNRYGVSDYQALIKKAAEDQDWFYNAINETFHFQWDRPFDRISESSNGAPFTEWFKGGYINIYKNCVEKHLTKCNTKNAIVWEGEDGSKQGLTYQELDEHVSRFALGLQRLGVGYGDRIGIFLPPIIESAIALYACAKLGAIAVPMFSGYGADAVTTRLNDSECKVLITADGSIRKGKVSPMKEIADRAVDLSPSVEHVVVVNHTHTNFTKRRLDRHYENVLASKGATLITHETKASDPYLIIYTSGTTGKPKGTVHTHSSFIIKTAIDMYFCFDVKEDAKLFWMTDIGWIMGPWLLIGANLFHCTAVLYEGDVNYPQNGRILQLIEDHRLTHIGMAPTVVRTLRKTHSDQTLPSYDTSSLKIIGSTGEAIDQASWTWLIEQVGESRCPIINYSGGTEAGGGIIGCYPTMPLKASSFHGPLPGIDPEVVDQDQQPVRNKTGELIVQQPFVGMTKSFWQDDDRYLNTYWNKWPGVWVHGDLVSIDDLGYWYIKGRADDTIKVAGKRIGPTEIEEVLTNHDRAKEAAVIGIPDDIKGQSIIGFVTLENEGEQLDKGLIRNELVNTVAEKLGKPLKPTFIFFVKDFPRTQSRKIVRRVIKNVFLNEQIGDISTIANPNILVEFTSDKLLDKGVT; this is encoded by the coding sequence ATGAGTTTGGAACTTTACGGATCAGATCAAGTAATTTGGCGTCCGAATCAGAATCAGATAGATGAAGCGAACTTAACGGCATTCACAAATCGTTATGGGGTTTCAGATTACCAAGCACTCATAAAGAAGGCTGCTGAAGATCAGGATTGGTTCTACAATGCGATCAATGAGACGTTTCATTTTCAATGGGACAGACCTTTTGACAGAATATCTGAATCATCAAATGGTGCACCTTTCACTGAATGGTTTAAAGGCGGATATATAAACATTTATAAAAATTGTGTAGAGAAACATCTAACAAAATGCAATACGAAAAATGCGATCGTTTGGGAAGGTGAAGACGGTAGCAAACAGGGACTAACTTATCAGGAATTAGATGAACATGTCAGTCGCTTCGCTTTAGGCCTACAACGATTAGGAGTAGGTTATGGGGATCGAATAGGTATTTTCTTACCTCCGATTATTGAATCTGCAATTGCGTTATATGCATGTGCGAAGTTAGGTGCTATCGCTGTACCGATGTTTTCAGGGTACGGGGCAGATGCTGTTACAACTCGTCTGAACGATAGTGAATGTAAAGTATTGATCACTGCCGATGGTTCTATTAGAAAAGGAAAAGTAAGTCCGATGAAAGAAATTGCCGATCGAGCTGTAGATCTATCCCCTTCGGTTGAACATGTAGTTGTCGTTAATCATACCCATACAAACTTTACGAAACGCCGATTAGATCGACATTACGAAAATGTTCTAGCGTCAAAAGGAGCAACATTAATCACACATGAAACAAAGGCATCGGATCCTTACTTAATCATTTATACGTCTGGGACAACAGGGAAACCAAAAGGAACTGTCCATACACATAGTAGTTTCATCATTAAAACCGCCATTGATATGTACTTCTGCTTCGATGTTAAAGAGGACGCCAAGCTATTTTGGATGACGGATATCGGTTGGATTATGGGGCCATGGTTATTAATTGGTGCAAATTTATTTCATTGTACAGCAGTCCTTTATGAAGGAGATGTTAATTATCCTCAAAATGGGCGAATTTTACAGCTTATTGAGGACCATCGCTTAACTCATATTGGGATGGCGCCAACGGTTGTTCGAACCTTGAGAAAGACTCATAGTGACCAAACACTGCCATCCTATGATACTTCGTCATTGAAAATTATAGGTTCAACTGGAGAGGCAATCGATCAAGCATCATGGACATGGTTAATTGAACAAGTTGGGGAAAGCCGTTGTCCGATCATAAATTATTCAGGAGGTACGGAAGCTGGTGGAGGCATTATTGGCTGCTATCCAACGATGCCTTTAAAAGCTTCCTCATTTCATGGACCATTACCTGGCATTGATCCGGAAGTGGTTGATCAAGATCAGCAACCCGTCAGAAATAAAACTGGAGAACTGATTGTCCAACAACCATTTGTTGGAATGACCAAATCTTTTTGGCAAGATGATGACCGGTACTTAAATACGTATTGGAATAAGTGGCCAGGCGTTTGGGTCCACGGAGATCTCGTGTCTATAGATGACTTAGGTTACTGGTATATCAAGGGCAGAGCGGACGATACGATCAAGGTAGCTGGAAAGCGAATTGGTCCAACTGAAATTGAAGAAGTGTTAACCAATCATGACCGAGCTAAGGAAGCCGCAGTTATCGGCATACCTGATGATATAAAAGGCCAATCCATCATCGGATTTGTGACCTTAGAAAATGAGGGTGAACAGCTTGATAAAGGGCTCATTAGAAATGAATTAGTGAACACAGTTGCTGAAAAACTAGGTAAACCACTTAAACCAACGTTTATCTTCTTTGTTAAAGATTTTCCCCGCACCCAAAGCCGGAAGATCGTTCGAAGAGTGATCAAAAATGTGTTCTTAAATGAACAAATAGGTGATATTTCTACAATTGCTAATCCAAATATTTTAGTCGAATTCACATCTGACAAACTATTAGATAAAGGAGTGACCTGA
- a CDS encoding cold-shock protein, with translation MNTGTVKWFNAEKGFGFIEISEGNDVFVHFSAIQGEGFKTLEEGQNVSFEIVEGDRGPQASNVQKV, from the coding sequence ATGAATACTGGTACAGTAAAATGGTTTAACGCAGAAAAAGGTTTTGGTTTCATCGAAATTTCAGAAGGTAACGACGTTTTCGTTCACTTTTCTGCAATCCAAGGTGAAGGTTTCAAAACTCTAGAAGAAGGTCAAAACGTTTCTTTTGAAATCGTTGAAGGCGACCGTGGACCTCAAGCGTCTAACGTACAAAAAGTTTAA
- a CDS encoding sigma-54 interaction domain-containing protein, with amino-acid sequence MDSKKWNEAGAILDSLQDDIVVTDQKGTIVKVSDLTGSIYGVKSDDLIGKSVYDLESEGLFTPLATPLVLEKKKKVTFVQTTKGNKRLLVTGVPVFNEQNDIYKVVSYSHDITELMEMKSYLENLEDEMERVKSELELLRNRFSSTHGIIARSVKMEHVIKLSLQIAQVDANILLLGDSGVGKSMLANFIHQKSSRKTGPFIEVNCGSIPEQLFEAEVFGYEGGAFTGANRNGKAGLVELAEGGTLFLDEVGELPLEQQVKVLKLIQEKQFYRVGGTKPRKVDFRLVAATNKDLLQAVNEKRFRKDLYFRLNVVPITIPKLKERREDIVPLIELFMKRFTEKYNRQRTIEDNAMQIMLNADWDGNVRELMNVIERMVVISHSTVITAEYLPESLLEPKEEYTISGEVNLNDILSNVEEKLLREARERYQTTTKMAEMLGISQPTVVRKLSKYQIK; translated from the coding sequence TTGGATTCGAAAAAGTGGAATGAAGCTGGAGCGATATTAGATTCTCTACAGGATGATATCGTCGTTACAGATCAGAAAGGGACGATTGTAAAAGTTAGTGATTTAACAGGCTCAATCTATGGTGTGAAATCTGATGATCTTATAGGCAAGTCGGTATATGACCTTGAATCTGAAGGTTTGTTCACACCATTAGCGACTCCACTCGTGTTAGAAAAAAAGAAGAAAGTAACTTTCGTGCAAACAACGAAGGGTAATAAAAGGTTGCTCGTTACTGGAGTACCCGTATTTAATGAGCAGAATGATATATATAAAGTTGTCAGTTATTCGCATGATATCACTGAATTAATGGAGATGAAAAGTTACCTTGAAAATTTAGAAGATGAAATGGAACGTGTAAAAAGTGAGCTTGAATTATTGCGCAATCGCTTTTCATCTACCCACGGCATCATTGCCAGAAGTGTCAAGATGGAACATGTGATAAAGCTGTCTTTGCAAATTGCTCAAGTAGATGCAAATATACTCCTGCTCGGTGATTCTGGAGTCGGTAAATCAATGCTAGCCAATTTCATACACCAAAAAAGCAGTCGAAAAACGGGACCATTTATTGAAGTGAATTGTGGATCTATTCCCGAACAGCTATTTGAAGCTGAAGTATTTGGTTATGAAGGTGGTGCATTTACAGGAGCAAATCGCAACGGAAAAGCAGGACTCGTTGAGCTTGCAGAAGGAGGAACGTTATTTTTAGACGAAGTCGGAGAACTCCCGTTGGAGCAACAAGTAAAAGTGTTGAAGCTTATCCAAGAGAAGCAGTTTTATCGGGTAGGAGGGACGAAGCCGCGAAAAGTAGACTTCAGATTGGTTGCTGCAACGAATAAGGATCTACTGCAAGCTGTAAATGAAAAACGTTTTCGTAAAGATCTTTATTTTAGATTAAACGTTGTACCGATTACAATCCCTAAATTAAAAGAGCGTAGGGAAGATATTGTACCGCTTATCGAATTATTTATGAAACGATTTACAGAAAAGTATAACCGTCAACGAACGATTGAAGACAATGCTATGCAAATCATGCTGAATGCTGATTGGGATGGGAATGTTAGAGAACTGATGAATGTTATTGAAAGAATGGTTGTCATTAGTCATTCAACAGTGATCACAGCTGAATATTTGCCTGAGTCGCTACTCGAGCCGAAGGAAGAATATACTATTTCAGGAGAAGTAAACTTAAATGACATTTTAAGCAATGTGGAAGAGAAATTATTGAGAGAGGCAAGGGAACGTTATCAAACGACTACAAAAATGGCAGAAATGTTAGGGATTAGTCAGCCTACAGTTGTCAGAAAACTCTCTAAATACCAAATAAAATGA
- a CDS encoding aspartate aminotransferase family protein, with protein MSTQDYDWKPLFERMPELLAPSMAKDHPNLPVVKEEGCYYYGVDGKKYLDFTSGIAVTNTGHRHPKVVQAIKDAADSLLHGPSGVIMYDSILKLADQLQTVLPTGLDCFFFANSGTEAIEGGIKLAKHVTERPYVVSFTGCFHGRSLGALNVTTSKSKYRKFLNPSGSYQIPYFDEDECPQGTDDCIAFSVKKLEKDFHKLFQHQVQPDEVACVILEPVLGEGGYIIPPKEWLQKIREICDQHDILLIFDEVQTGFGRTGDWFAAQTFGVTPDIMAIAKGIASGIPLSATVASAELMQKWPLGSHGTTFGGNPIACSAALATLDVLKEEKLIENAYEIGHYAMNQLENLRLKYDHVIRSVRGIGLMIGIEIVDPDTQKPSGDALLRILDLALEKGVLFYLCGNEGNVIRMVPPLIVTKDQIDAGLNMLEEAIEQYLQERSKLMAGV; from the coding sequence ATGTCTACTCAAGATTATGACTGGAAACCTTTATTTGAACGGATGCCTGAACTACTAGCCCCTTCTATGGCTAAGGATCACCCCAATTTGCCTGTTGTTAAGGAAGAAGGCTGTTACTATTATGGTGTAGATGGTAAGAAGTACTTAGATTTCACATCAGGCATCGCGGTTACGAACACAGGGCATAGGCACCCGAAAGTCGTACAGGCCATAAAAGATGCTGCAGATTCATTACTACACGGTCCGTCTGGTGTCATTATGTATGATTCGATTTTGAAGCTTGCAGACCAATTACAAACTGTATTGCCGACGGGCTTAGATTGTTTTTTCTTTGCAAATAGTGGAACAGAGGCTATTGAAGGTGGCATTAAGCTTGCTAAACACGTAACGGAACGTCCTTACGTCGTTTCATTTACAGGGTGTTTCCATGGTCGATCATTAGGGGCACTGAATGTGACGACTTCGAAAAGTAAATATCGAAAGTTTCTAAATCCAAGTGGAAGTTATCAAATTCCATACTTTGATGAAGACGAATGCCCTCAAGGTACAGATGACTGTATTGCGTTTTCTGTTAAAAAGCTAGAGAAGGATTTCCATAAATTATTTCAACACCAAGTTCAACCAGACGAAGTTGCTTGCGTTATTTTAGAGCCAGTTCTTGGTGAAGGTGGGTATATTATACCGCCAAAAGAATGGTTACAAAAGATTCGAGAAATTTGTGACCAGCATGATATTTTATTGATCTTTGATGAAGTACAAACAGGGTTTGGTCGTACGGGTGACTGGTTTGCAGCACAAACATTTGGTGTGACTCCTGATATTATGGCGATTGCCAAAGGAATCGCATCTGGCATTCCGTTGAGCGCAACTGTTGCATCTGCTGAATTAATGCAAAAGTGGCCACTTGGGAGTCATGGAACAACCTTCGGTGGGAATCCAATCGCGTGCTCTGCAGCTCTTGCGACATTAGATGTGTTGAAGGAAGAAAAGTTAATTGAGAATGCATATGAAATAGGTCATTATGCCATGAATCAATTAGAAAACTTACGATTAAAGTATGATCATGTCATTAGAAGCGTAAGAGGAATTGGATTGATGATTGGAATTGAGATTGTCGATCCGGATACCCAAAAGCCGAGTGGCGACGCGCTACTCAGAATACTAGATCTTGCATTGGAGAAAGGTGTACTATTTTATTTGTGTGGAAACGAAGGAAACGTCATTCGTATGGTACCACCGCTCATCGTGACAAAAGATCAAATTGATGCTGGGCTGAACATGCTTGAAGAAGCCATTGAGCAATATTTACAAGAACGTAGTAAATTAATGGCAGGCGTTTAA